The proteins below are encoded in one region of Mya arenaria isolate MELC-2E11 chromosome 15, ASM2691426v1:
- the LOC128220394 gene encoding A disintegrin and metalloproteinase with thrombospondin motifs 1-like isoform X1: MEVGSFLAIIFISMFLLNLSEFQTVFGSSDYDFSTQKDPPSSRLTANITLIYSDNDVIPRRAPSEIHIDLHDQKLIYELEARKLPINAETRVTYGDSSKLNRQQTSKISSDCVVTGTLTNDFRDSLVLSFCSDMTGLFHYDTNTFHIEEAFPTESKDTVQVSILKSARTKPLEDSIGPIFGSEVIFDRKKREAIPQITIETVVILDEEFVASARSRGQVTDQDLIDFMTMRWTAVQAEWGRTDLFGYDIRIEVKEVVIWETNPSWYNPSTILLNTLSSICNGAYNHGLYTDFDHIHLFTGTKGTDVSGKAFTGKVCDPRYKCAVSTDTRVTEFTIAAHELGHNMGMNHDVDNGCPAPNDGIMGSKVFGWSACSISETRALLNQSSSSCLNETNVNSPTALNLADAWPGMIYTDDEICEFKHGKGFRYRKFPYSSFTECTLYSCVNMNTSSPLYGIMYNEAVPTDGRYCGHQQVCSSQVVNGAYQCIFWNETGIEIGLLTEVPVVWSTYEEMTPCSRTCGTGVQYQQRKCNDPTPRNTMWCDGHEYQAQLCNTHPCSDDPGDDVELRKTRAGERCSHMRAAELYEKIGLVSTDFLDTGDRFNSYEWGQCEVTCDTADGVTVGDFQRFGLMPDGTPCDIPETTTFISSGRTGRCIQGYCHMFGCDNSTSDVVFDGCGVCGGDNSTCQVIDGVYTDNVTSGERWIMMTLPAGAFNIQFYFTYNDMKQHFFELRTLDGTGIITGSSDTRTNPKNYAGTHWYSFFATAYLYAEGPTDTPVVIKLYNRGSNSNAGVQYAYSLPHDISSCMGTCENWGTWNDTLCGCECASGFYGKSCNATCNKYCNNGQNLAADACQCDCQRNTYGLVCNCRYPFTGRDCQDCKVTSCQNGGTFNAIGCRCICPVGFGGLDCSDTCADKIVDCATNVAAGECESQNENMEKNCYLSCGLCEAGSTTTAAPTDTTTSASDNGQGSTVGSGQGGGAGANTVDKDLLITLLVCYSVLIFSFPNMC; this comes from the exons ATGGAAGTTGGATCATTCCTAgcgattatttttatttccatgttCTTACTGAATTTAAGTGAG tttcaGACAGTATTCGGTTCAAGTGACTATGATTTCAGCACACAGAAAG aTCCACCGAGCAGTCGTCTGACAGCAAACATCACATTGATATATAGCGACAATGACGTTATACCCAG ACGAGCACCATCAGAAATCCACATAGACCTTCACGACCAGaaattaatatatgaactaGAGGCAAGAAAACTACCAATTAACGCAGAAACAAGGGTCACCTACGGGGACAGTTCAAAATTAAACCGACAACAAACATCAAAGATCAGCAGCGACTGTGTCGTCACGGGAACATTGACGAATGACTTCAGGGACAGCCTGGTGTTGTCGTTCTGCAGTGATAtg ACtggtttatttcattatgatacGAACACGTTTCACATAGAAGAGGCATTCCCCACGGAATCCAAAGACACAGTCCAAGTTTCGATCTTAAAATCCGCAAGAACAAAGCCTTTAGAAGACAGCATCGGTCCCATCTTTGGTTCAG AAGTCATTTTCGACCGCAAGAAACGCGAAGCAATTCCCCAAATCACCATAGAAACGGTGGTCATTTTGGACGAAGAGTTCGTAGCGAGTGCTCGTTCGCGAGGCCAGGTGACCGATCAAGACTTGATTGACTTTATGACAATGAGGTGGACTGCG GTCCAAGCAGAATGGGGCAGGACGGATTTGTTTGGATACGACATACGCATTGAAGTGAAAGAGGTTGTCATATGGGAAACAAATCCA TCGTGGTACAACCCAAGTACAATCCTATTAAACACGCTCAGCAGCATATGTAACGGGGCATATAACCATGGACTTTATACGGACTTCGACCATATTCATCTCTTTACCGG AACCAAAGGCACGGATGTGTCGGGCAAAGCCTTTACTGGAAAGGTGTGTGATCCGCGGTACAAATGCGCGGTGTCGACCGATACACGCGTGACCGAGTTTACCATTGCTGCACACGAGTTAGGACACAA cATGGGCATGAATCACGACGTTGATAACGGATGTCCAGCACCAAATGACGGCATTATGGGCTCCAAGGTCTTCGGATGGAGCGCTTGCAGCATCAGTGAAACCAGAGCTCTTCTTAACca GAGTTCATCAAGTTGTctgaatgaaacaaatgtcaacTCTCCGACCGCTCTAAACCTTGCTGATGCCTGGCCAG GGATGATATACACAGATGACGAGATATGTGAATTTAAGCACGGGAAAGGATTCAGATACAGAAAATTTCCGTATAGCTCTTTC actGAATGCACGCTTTACTCGTGTGTGAACATGAACACGAGTTCACCACTGTACGGTATCATGTACAACGAGGCAGTGCCCACGGATGGGAGATACTGTGGTCACCAACAG GTTTGTTCATCCCAAGTTGTAAATGGAGCGTACCAGTGTATATTCTGGAACGAAACCGGCATTGAGATTGGACTATTAACTGAAGTGCCAGTGGTATGGTCTACTTACGAAGAAATGACGCCATGTAGTCGCACGTGTGGAACAGGTGTTCAATATCAGCAGAGGAAATGCAACGATCCaac ACCAAGGAATACGATGTGGTGTGACGGACATGAGTACCAGGCCCAACTCTGCAACACACAT CCCTGCTCAGATGATCCGGGTGACGATGTCGAACTCCGGAAGACCCGGGCAGGTGAGCGTTGCAGCCACATGAGAGCGGCCGAACTATATGAGAAAATAGGCCTGGTGTCCACCGATTTTCTCGATACAGGGGATAGGTTTAACAGTTATG AATGGGGCCAGTGTGAGGTAACGTGTGATACAGCGGATGGGGTGACAGTGGGAGATTTTCAACGGTTTGGTCTGATGCCCGACGGAACGCCATGTGACATTCCGGAAACTACGACATTTATTAGTTCCGGTCGCACGGGTCGATGTATACAAGGGTATTGTCAT ATGTTTGGGTGCGACAACTCGACAAGCGATGTGGTATTTGACGGATGTGGGGTATGTGGTGGAGACAACTCCACGTGCCAGGTCATAGACGGCGTCTACACAGACAACGTTACATCCG GAGAGCGTTGGATCATGATGACTCTTCCAGCCGGTGCCTTCAACATTCAGTTTTACTTTACATACAACGACATGAAGCAGCACTTCTTtg AACTTCGAACACTTGACGGGACCGGTATTATAACGGGATCTAGCGATACGCGGACCAACCCCAAAAACTACGCAGGCACCCACTGGTACTCTTTCTTTGCAACAGCTTACCTGTACGCCGAGGGACCGACGGACACGCCCGTGGTGATAAAG CTATACAACAGAGGCTCAAATTCGAATGCCGGTGTGCAGTACGCATATTCCCTGCCTCATGATA TAAGCTCGTGCATGGGTACTTGTGAGAATTGGGGCACGTGGAACGACACGTTGTGTGGCTGCGAATGCGCTTCCGGATTCTATG GTAAATCATGCAACGCAACCTGCAATAAGTACTGCAACAACGGACAAAACCTGGCGGCAGACGCGTGCCAGTGCGATTGTCAGCGGAACACGTATGGTTTAGTGTGCAATTGCAG GTACCCGTTTACTGGTCGCGACTGCCAGGACTGCAAGGTTACTTCCTGTCAGAATGGGGGAACATTCAACGCCATTGGCTGCAGGTGTATCTGTCCTGTTGGATTCGGTGGACTCGACTGCAGTG ACACGTGTGCTGACAAAATCGTAGACTGTGCAACGAATGTAGCCGCAGGAGAATGCGAAAgtcagaatgaaaatatggagAAAAATTGCTACCTGTCATGCGGTCTTTGCG AAGCAGGCTCGACAACGACAGCGGCACCAACGGATACAACAACATCAGCATCCGATAAC